The Amycolatopsis sp. 195334CR genome window below encodes:
- a CDS encoding Crp/Fnr family transcriptional regulator, which produces MPVTWRDPLPKAGPNTFWGALEPPDRQALAGAGALCSYPRPATLCREGEAADGVFVLYGGLVEVYRADSSGNRTVLTRRGAGEIVGDMAAVDGGPVSATVQVLRQVRALVVPAVRFAALCRERPRIAWPVLTNAVARLRDSDLHRHQHRLDTRRRTVQCLLELARAESRSGELVTIRLTQRELADMVLASLVSVTRVLEELRRRGVVSTGRGWIRVHVPSLRAVLDEGAR; this is translated from the coding sequence ATGCCCGTGACCTGGCGGGATCCGCTCCCGAAGGCCGGCCCGAACACCTTCTGGGGTGCGCTGGAGCCCCCCGACCGGCAGGCGCTCGCGGGCGCGGGCGCGCTGTGCTCCTATCCCCGTCCGGCTACGCTCTGTCGCGAAGGCGAAGCCGCCGATGGAGTATTCGTGCTCTACGGCGGACTGGTCGAGGTCTACCGAGCCGACTCCAGCGGCAACCGGACGGTCCTCACACGCCGCGGTGCCGGTGAGATCGTCGGCGACATGGCGGCGGTCGACGGCGGCCCGGTTTCCGCCACGGTCCAGGTGTTGCGGCAGGTCCGCGCGCTGGTGGTGCCCGCCGTCCGATTCGCCGCGCTGTGCCGCGAACGGCCCCGCATCGCCTGGCCGGTGCTGACCAACGCGGTGGCCCGCCTGCGCGACAGCGATCTCCACCGCCACCAGCACCGCCTCGACACCCGGCGACGCACCGTGCAGTGCCTGCTCGAACTGGCGCGCGCGGAGAGCCGATCCGGGGAACTGGTGACGATTCGCTTGACTCAGCGAGAACTGGCGGACATGGTGCTCGCGTCACTGGTTTCGGTGACCAGGGTGCTGGAGGAACTCCGGCGGCGGGGCGTGGTGTCCACCGGCCGGGGCTGGATCCGGGTGCACGTGCCGTCCCTGCGGGCCGTGCTGGACGAGGGTGCGCGCTGA
- a CDS encoding DUF1918 domain-containing protein, whose translation MQASVGDQLLTHGRVVGQQDRFAEIVEVLGADGTPPYRVRFPDGHEALVSPGADSVVRNRDA comes from the coding sequence ATGCAGGCAAGCGTCGGCGACCAGTTGCTGACCCACGGCCGGGTGGTCGGCCAGCAGGACCGGTTCGCCGAGATCGTCGAAGTGCTCGGCGCGGACGGCACGCCGCCCTACCGCGTGCGTTTCCCCGACGGGCACGAAGCGCTGGTCAGCCCCGGAGCCGACTCCGTGGTGCGCAACCGGGACGCCTGA
- a CDS encoding DUF2277 domain-containing protein, with protein sequence MCRNITNLRGLEPVATDDEIQAAAEQYVRKVGGVSSVSKNNREAYETAVAEIAAATEKLINALPARRKPPAVVPPLRRPEVQARIAAREAAKAAQG encoded by the coding sequence ATGTGCCGCAACATCACGAACCTGCGTGGTCTGGAGCCGGTCGCCACGGACGACGAGATCCAGGCCGCGGCCGAGCAGTACGTCCGGAAGGTCGGCGGGGTCAGCTCCGTCTCGAAGAACAACCGCGAGGCGTACGAGACCGCCGTCGCCGAAATCGCCGCGGCGACGGAGAAGCTGATCAACGCCCTGCCCGCGCGGCGGAAGCCGCCGGCCGTGGTGCCCCCGCTGCGGCGGCCCGAGGTGCAGGCGCGGATCGCCGCCCGAGAGGCAGCGAAGGCCGCTCAGGGCTGA
- a CDS encoding MarR family winged helix-turn-helix transcriptional regulator — protein sequence MSEEEPRWLSEREMLAWRSYIVATLHLRQRLHRELAEEHDLSLIDYEVLVALSASEDGRARMSDLAAMLGSTKSRLSHQVGRLEHEGHVQRERDPADRRGVVTVLTESGRALLRRAAPTHVTGVRAHLIDLLTEEEQVVLGEAFSRVNNHLGGAW from the coding sequence ATGAGCGAGGAAGAGCCGCGGTGGCTGAGCGAGCGCGAGATGCTCGCCTGGCGGTCGTACATCGTCGCCACCCTGCACCTGCGGCAGCGGTTGCACCGGGAGCTCGCCGAGGAGCACGACCTCTCGCTCATCGACTACGAGGTGCTGGTGGCGCTGTCGGCGAGTGAGGACGGCCGGGCGCGGATGTCGGACCTGGCGGCCATGCTGGGGTCGACGAAGAGCAGGCTGTCGCACCAGGTGGGGCGCCTGGAGCACGAAGGCCACGTCCAGCGCGAACGCGACCCGGCGGACCGGCGCGGGGTGGTCACGGTGCTCACGGAGAGCGGCCGGGCCCTGCTGCGGAGGGCGGCCCCCACGCACGTGACGGGGGTGCGGGCGCACCTGATCGATCTGCTCACCGAAGAGGAGCAGGTGGTGCTGGGGGAGGCGTTCAGCCGGGTGAACAACCACCTCGGGGGCGCCTGGTAG